The Gouania willdenowi chromosome 3, fGouWil2.1, whole genome shotgun sequence genome includes a region encoding these proteins:
- the foxf1 gene encoding LOW QUALITY PROTEIN: forkhead box protein F1 (The sequence of the model RefSeq protein was modified relative to this genomic sequence to represent the inferred CDS: deleted 2 bases in 1 codon), translating to MTAEVQAQTPAQSSPMSAPEKPHGQTVVMETASSTTKTKKTNAGIRRPEKPPYSYIALIVMAIQSSPTKRLTLSEIYQFLQSRFPFFRGSYQGWKNSVRHNLSLNECFIKLPKGLGRPGKGHYWTIDPASEFMFEEGSFRRRPRGFRRKCQALKPMYSMMNGLGFNHIPESYNFQGSSGGLSCPPNGLSLDSGIGMMNGHLAGNMDGMGLSGHSMSHLSTNSGHSYMGSCTGSTGSDYPHHDNSASPLLTSGGVMEPHPVYSSSASAWAPAPSASLNNGSSYIKQQPLSPCNPGANPLQPSLPTHSLEQQYLHQNGHGTTDLQGIPRYHSQSPSMCDRKEFVFSFNAMTSSAMHSSSSSYYHHQQVSYQDIKPCVM from the exons ATGACGGCAGAGGTCCAGGCGCAGACTCCTGCTCAGAGCAGCCCCATGTCCGCCCCGGAGAAGCCGCACGGACAGACGGTGGTAATGGAAACCGCCTCCTCCACAACGAAAACCAAAAAGACTAACGCGGGAATCCGACGACCAGAGAAACCCCCATATTCTTACATTGCTTTAATAGTGATGGCTATCCAGAGCTCTCCCACCAAGCGCCTGACTCTCAGTGAAATCTATCAGTTCCTCCAGAGCCGCTTCCCGTTCTTTAGAGGCTCCTACCAAGGATGGAAGAATTCTGTGCGTCACAACTTGTCTCTGAACGAGTGCTTCATCAAGCTGCCCAAAGGCCTCGGTCGGCCCGGGAAGGGCCACTACTGGACTATCGACCCGGCCAGTGAGTTCATGTTTGAGGAGGGCTCCTTcagaaggaggccccggggttTCAGGCGCAAGTGCCAGGCACTGAAGCCCATGTACAGCATGATGAACGGCCTGGGCTTCAACCACATCCCGGAGTCCTACAACTTCCAGGGCAGCAGCGGGGGCCTCTCCTGTCCGCCCAACGGCCTGTCCCTGGACAGCGGGATTGGGATGATGAATGGACACTTGGCAGGTAACATGGATGGCATGGGATTGTCAGGACACTCCATGTCGCACTTGTCAACCAACAGTGGACATTCCTACATGGGGAGCTGTACTGGATCCACTGGGAGCGACTATCCCCACCACGACAATTCCGCCTCTCCCCTGTTGACCAGCGGGGGAGTGATGGAGCCTCACCCCGTCTACTCCAGCTCAGCCTCGGCGTGGGCCCCTGCGCCCTCGGCCTCACTGAACAACGGGTCTTCGTACATCAAGCAGCAGCCTCTGTCTCCCTGTAACCCCGGAGCAAACCCTCTGCAGCCCAGTCTGCCCACACACTCACTGGAGCAGCAGTACCTGCACCAGAACGGCCACGGCACCACAGACTTGCAAG GTATTCCTCGGTACCACTCCCAGTCTCCCAGTATGTGTGACCGTAAGGagtttgtgttttccttcaaCGCCATGACCTCCTCGGCCATGCACTCC AGCAGCAGCTCCTACTACCACCACCAGCAGGTCTCCTACCAGGACATCAAGCCGTGCGTCATGTGA